In Cicer arietinum cultivar CDC Frontier isolate Library 1 chromosome 7, Cicar.CDCFrontier_v2.0, whole genome shotgun sequence, the genomic window GTCTCTTCGTGCTCTTGATGGAGACGCTGATGTGTATGAATGCTCATTTGTACAGTCGGACCTGACCGACCTTCCGTTTTTCGCTTCAAGGGTGAAGATTGGTAGGAAAGGAGTTGAGGCTTTAATCCCAACCGATCTCCAAGGGTTAAGTGAGTATGAGCAGAAGGCTTTGGAAGCACTTAAGCCAGAACTTAAGGCCAGCATTGAGAAGGGGATTGCCTTTGCTAATAAGCAAACTGTTGCTGCTTAACTTATTTTGTTGAAAGCGTTTATTCTATAATCTCTAGCGTCTTTATGAGAGAATGTCAACGGTGATTTCCTGGGTATGGATTTGTTTGAGCACGAATACTACTTAGAGAACATAGGTTGCATATTTACTGTAGCATCATTTACTGCTTCCAGAACTTAGGATTTGAATTTTCCATAATATCAATTCTACTTCCAGTTTTGTTAGTAGAACTAGAACGGGAGGGAGCTTCCATTTCTGTTTTCTATATTGAGCTATAGTTTTGATCAGAAATCTCAATAAATTGTTACTATCATGtagaatttgaaaaattaaacattGCATTTTGAATAGTATGGCCCTTGGACCAGTTTGGTTTTTTAATCTTTCAGAATTTATGCATGCCCTGttttacacacacacacacacacatttcaGTCAACTATTGGCCTGATTGATCATACAACGCACCATTCAGTAATCATGGCCTAGTTTAATTGACCCTTTAACAGATGGTATGCGCACCCAAATTTGCTGCACTATGAAAATAGTAATCAGTGGATTCAGTGCAGTTaacaaatttgagtttttagatGAGTATTAGATGATTCAAATCCCGACTTAAACAAAGTAGATTCAAAACAAGACTTCAGCAAATTAGATTCAAAACACGAACTAAGAATGTTACTCATAAGGACTGCgtataacaatttttatttgttgactCTACGGTGAATAATAGTAAGTAATGGTACCTCAACAAGTTTGGATCAGTCAGTTCTAGCATATTAATTCTCTTACACTTTTCATGGGGTGTTGAGAGTTGTTTTAGTAAGAGAGAAAAAAGGGATGGATAATGAGATAGGAAAAATAATACACTTAAACATTTGTTATATATTTGAATTCTTTAAAAATCCCAATTCTCCTCTCCCCTCCCACCCCTCTTTTTAACAAGACTCAGTAGGTATGTGATTAAATCGCGCAGGTAGCCTGAAGCCCACCACGAGTTTGAGCTTTTTCAAGTTTGGATAGAAAACACATTTGTCATTGAGGCTCtacattttattgaattttaaaagtttggtccGACAAGGTCAACCCAAAACTATAGTTGATACACCTAAAACTATGGTATCATAATCTTCAGTTTCTTTTGAGAAATGAAGAAAGTTCATATTCATTTGGGATTGTGTTGTTTATGATCAAGATTCTTATCAATATATGTTATACTTTGACTATTCCTTCTctttttttgattaaaaaaaaaaacttcatataAGTAGTaataaaaatcacaataaatggTAACATGATTACAAATTAGAATGGTAGTTATAGATACGGCCACTCTTGCTAAGTTGTGGGTAAATATACGAAGTTTCTTCCTAGTAACTATACTGAAGAGTTagtaaaaatgataaattaatccAATAAACTGAAATATAAAGTCTCAGAAGTTTAGTCCTCTTGAATCACTGTAGTTAAGCAAAGTAAAAACCAAAAGTATAGTGATTCCTTATTATTTAACGAAACATCTATCCGCCATGAGCTGAGTATCTATTGTCCATTTAGAATCAATTAGAACATAACAACATTAAGGATTAGAAATGGTTGaagtagtaataaaaaaaaaaaaagctcttCTATAAATCAAATTTACAGAATGTCATTTGGCACTGTAATTCGTAAAGTCATATAAGAACTACACCAAAATTAAACATCACTCGGAGTAGTTGATTTAGAGATCCTTAGAAACATGACAACCAAATAAGCAGATGTGGAACAAAATCCTCTTGAAAACCACAAGACAAACCTTCCTTGTCTTCTGTCAAATGACACTTGCTCAGTAATTTTGTACTAACCAAAAAATAGACCTcctttaatataaataaaatttcacgCACCACCAAATTTCTCAGATAGAGATATTATTGACCCCTTTCATGTTTCTAATTCAGGCCTTCAGTGTTTGGCAGATGTTCAATCTCATGTACAGCACAAACAAAGTTACCTGATCTATCAGCCAGATTCAGAAAAAGTAAGCTATGAATAGCTTACTCTTCAACAATAAACCAGCTATTAGCTAGTTTCCATTTTCTGTTTGCTCTTCACAATCATTTCACCGACCCTTTATCTCTCTACCAATAGTCACTACAGGAGCATTGCCCTCCGCGGAAGTGGTGAAACCGTTTATGGTCTCTGAGAGTTACATCACGGTTGTAAACTGCAGAAAAAAGTTTCAGAAAATTGTGGCAATCGACACATACGCGGAGATTAGAGGCCACTCTCAATGTCGTGCCAGGTGGAGTAGCAAGAACCCCAAAAGCAATAGCTAGTTTTTCGCTATGATAAGAGAGTGCATAACATTTTTCTTTGTCATCTATCTTATGTAGTTCAGATGAAAGTTCAACAACATAACCAGCTATCTTCAGCTGCTTATTGATCTCATCTAGTGTGTGATAAAGTTCAACCATTTTTGAATGTGAAATATCATCCACAACAAACTCGTGTACAACTCCTTTCAGTTCAATTGTGCTACAACCAGGTGTGGTTTGGATTGATTTTTCTCTCATTAGTTTTCTCACTTCTGCCACCTTTTCCCACTGTCCAGCTGAAGAATAAATATTCAGAAGCAAAACATAATCTCCAGCTTCTTGAGCTTTCAATTCAATCAAATGTCCAATAACTCGTTCACCTAGTGCAACATCACCATGAATTCTGCAAGCACCAAGCAAGGTCCTCCAAACTGTGGAATCTGGCTTTACCTCCATCGACGTAATAAGCTGGTACGCCTTATCAAGTAAGCCTGCACGGCCAAAGAGATCAACCATGCAGCCATAATGGTGGATAGCTGGAGTTATCCTAAACTCTGAGATCATTCGGTCAAAAAACGACATTCCCTCATCTAACAATCTGGAATGACTGCAACCAGAAAGGATGCCCGTGAATGTATGATCATCAGGCCGAATGCCATTTCTCTGCATCTCTTCAAACGCTTCAATAGCTTCTCTCCCATATCCATTCACTGCCAAACCAGATATCATTGCACTCCATGAAATCACAGTTTTGTTCTCCATTCCCATAAAAACCTCATAAGCCTTATCTAAACAACCACACCGCGAATACATTGATATGAGAGAATTAGACAAATTGAGAACACCCCCATAGCCACGTTCCGTAATATAACTATGAATCCGTTCACCAAATTCCAAGGCATTCAAACGAGCACATGCTTGAAGAAGAAGTAAACAAGTAACATTATCAGGCTCACATTGATAGCTTTCAGTCTGCATAACATCAAACAAGCTCAAAGCATCCCGGGTCCGATTATTTCGAATACAGCAAGATATCATCACATTCCAAGCAACAGTATCTTTCTGGGGAATTTCATCGAACACCTTAGAAGCATCGTCACATCTCTGGCATTGTGAATACAAATCCATGAGAGAAGTGAGCAAGAGTGTATCTGATTGGTGCCCCTCTTTAAGGACATTGCAATGAACCTGAAGCCCTCCAAAAAGATACAGAAATCTGATACAAGACTTAACAGCAAAGGAAGACGATAAAGGGTCAGAAGCAATGCCTTTTCTTCTCATATCTCGATATAAAAAAAGAGCCTTTTGAGGCGAGTCGCTCAAGGAATAAGCCCTGATCATGGTGTTGTAGTGGAAAACAAAAGGGTTGCTGATTTGGTCAAAGAAACGGTGAGAATAGGTGGGATCTTGCAAGGGACCAGATAAAGCTAAACGGGATAAGAAATGAAGAGAAATAGTGGGGTGTTGAATGAGAGTTGTGGTGAGAATGTGAGCATGGATTTGGAGCAAATGGGTCTTATGGGAACTAGATTTAATGGCAGAAATAACAGAATATTTGTGGTGTGGATATGGTTGAGGAATGGTATTATAGTGATGGAGATGAATGAGAGTGAAAGTGGCGGCAGCGAAAGAAGTTTGGTTGCGGCGAGAACAAAACGGTTTGAGCATGAGGACCAAACAGGCGCCATTTGGTGTTTGAGTCCTTCTCTTTAAAACTTCTCCCATTGCAGTACATTTACAGTAATATGACTCAAGTATTCAGTACATCGTCTTCATTCACAACATTGACTCTGTGATACGTGGATTTAGCTTTTTTAAACATTGTGATCAAGATTTCGATTCCAacttatatgtaaaaaaatttgttatcataagaaaaaataataattttattgtaacataaaatataagatacaaattgtaacaccccgtttttcaaagcgagggtatatttttttttcaaatgtaattaaaaacaaacaaagaattaaatcaggaaatgtctttggatgaaTAATTGagtaattataatttacaagcggAAAAGTttttccaattataaatccaaaacatttacacaacaacaaatggtacatggaacccattcaaataagaagtcatactgacaatattagtataagtacagttttccaaacgaaaaatactccaatccaaaaagaaggacacctagtccctatacatcatcataatctgatcatcctaccaaaaagctatacaccctgagtgatctccacgcgccccgtgagatcctcctaacgtaactgcagtcaagcgttcccatctccattcctgtccgtagggtacgaaccggtaggaccgtcctgactctcatctgagggcaaagcccagatttccacaataattgtaaagggtcaccaaccaaaaaaaataacagttaacacatagtttttaaatgctcaaaataacttttgaactaaacatgcaccttaacaggattttcaatatgcgaaaggttcatacaatacttgccaattaaaaatgaaagtaaaatgaggttctcaatcccctaattataacataacaaaacaagacatggatagattcatgagcaatcaatcatacaactaaaactgaggattttcactgagccaatcgattgggaaatcgattggggtgaaggtttttaatgaaaacagaatcctgggctgaatcaatcgatttggcaatcgattgagtgagtactaaGCCctcaggttttaagccaatcgatttccaaatcgatttggtcaaaTATGagtgagtccctgacttaaggcccaatcgattgggcaatcgatttcgtaaatgattttcgaaaactgattacaaaatcgattggcaaatcgattttgtccatttggccaagtccctgtttactatccaatcgattgggaaatcgatttccctgatcatttttccaaaaattcatgaattaactcaagtcattcctaatcaagtccacaacctaacacttagcaattcctacgcgattaccacggcaattgggatctcgataaccatcatacttacacccaataaccaacacataacacttagcaccttcaacgtaattaccacgataaatcaaaattcaaatcactcaatcataaactcaaatcaaatacgactcgcgtgccaagcaccctaatgcaatgcgtatatgccaaaatgcatggactcggaattccaaaccaaaaccctcctcgaagggccgtaaatcataattgtaccgcctatcgcaggccaaagtaccaattaccgaggtgccacctatcacgggtcaacacgatttactaaaaagcgtaaatcataaacgtaccacctatcacgggtcagtacagtttaccgaggtgtcacctatcacgggtcaacacgatttactaaaagaaaaagcgtgaatcgtaaacgtaccgcctatcacagaccaacacNNNNNNNNNNNNNNNNNNNNNNNNNNNNNNNNNNNNNNNNNNNNNNNNNNNNNNNNNNNNNNNNNNNNNNNNNNNNNNNNNNNNNNNNNNNNNNNNNNNNNNNNNNNNNNNNNNNNNNNNNNNNNNNNNNNNNNNNNNNNNNNNNNNNNNNNNNNNNNNNNNNNNNNNNNNNNNNNNNNNNNNNNNNNNNNNNNNNNNNNNNNNNNNNNNNNNNNNNNNNNNNNNNNNNNNNNNNNNNNNNNNNNNNNNNNNNNNNNNNNagacattaagagattccctattcttaacgcccagttaacttaaacgattttcaaaaacaaatattaagtaaccgagacattaagagattccccattcttaacgcccagttaacttaaacattttcctcaaacgcacattaagtagaccgaggtattaaaagatttcccatttttaatactcgtctaactctaatggttttcaaattccacagaaacaactCAAACcattcaatccataattcacaacaaaacacatcaattaacaaacatcacaTATGGACACGCTGAATCCGACgaacacaattcaacacaacacaacacccaaatgcatcagacttcatttactcataatcatacacaatgacttcaaattcatttaccacgagacattcatcaatataaacaaaacctaactctaaggttttacccataacgcattggattcgtttttccccaaatcgatacattaaaccctaacaaattccttcccacacaaccacagataagtccctaatgcaactagaagtttggaaggagcccttaccttaacgttagcttcaacggggttttccggtaccgcgagtaaaaccggtaaaaatctttgctcgcaacgtcgcctccaaattggtcccctagcaccgtggcgtggtagtgagcaactttcccttctaactcttcgcgaaatgaagcttggatctagaagaaacggaggggtttgcgtttaaatctcaaataccgttttccttcgttttcggatcaaagaggaagagtggagttgcgaaatccttgttctaactctcacccaaccttgggttactagttttgaagaaaagaaagcgacgaaaatgaaaacgggagaaaggagggaaattggccgcgggtcagaggaagaagacgatggaaattggcgattttctttcctttctttttctttcctttgtttttcctttcttcctttttccttccttccttttatactattttcttttcctttcccttccttctagttttcctttctttttccctccaaacaaacatatataggtaataaatataacttaacaaatatctcaaaatatctagatatttgttaatttactgTTTCACCCGAGACGCATTAAATTattcgtaaaggattcaccgcagttaatttcaatttatttatcgacgagaaattttaattggcatcaaaatatctttttgattataaaactccaaaatattattaactttggcttaaaagcctccgagccaaaatccaaaatacaccaaaaatacataaatggtactttaaaattatgggtcttacacaaatataataattttaatattttataatcaaatataatttttacaatattatatttatattatattttctgtcaaattttaaggaagaaacttaaaataataataattaatcaatttttaaatgatagtagattataatttttcagttatgttaaagaaaaaaataaacaaccaaatattgtcaaaaaataaacataataaatgtaaattatttataaaatcatttttattactACTACATAGTACCATCTTTTTCAGAATAATTgactattttgtaaaaaaataaatgtcctaaaataaatgatttttttaatttacattacaatttcttctaaaataatcaatccatttataaaaataattgtcacaaaataaatgatattttctaatataatTTCGTTTAAttgtactatttaattaatattacttacattatttttaatataatatattcatacaTAAATATGtaacaaaactaattttataaaaatagtaatctCTTTTGTTTATAGGATTTtgttaaaattgaattattttttgaatggaTAGAGTAGTATTTTAATAGAcattaatattaaaagaattaatttattCCAATTTTCTCCACGTGCACTATCAAGTCATTATTCTCTCATGCATCAAGGACAATTGATAATGCATTAATGACAATTGTAAACGACTATTGGTTATCGTCTAATCGAGGACAATTTCCTAAAATTGCTActattattaattcatttttttaatcaatgtgaaagaatattaaaaaattactgCATTAAATTACAAGTAATATACACATTATTAATttggagataaaaaaaattaactgtcaataaaaataaatttagaaacgGCCAAGGAATCTAAAATGATCAAAACACAGTTTCATATTTTTCGGGAAGAAGCCAGCTACCACTCCCTACTTCTCTAAacttttatcctttttttttagaattgaaCACaactattgaaaaataataaatttatgttagtttagtctttttttatttatcaagttaaaaaaatattatttaatacatataattgaatttttaaatttacaaaaaaaaaatatttttaattcacaatttgatttttaaaaaataccaaaaatttgaagacaaaaaaaaaagtacaaaataACATTAAGGAATGCAGGGAATACATTTCAGTATCACATGGAGCTACTCAAATCATGAGACATTGTTTCATTAATCATCAGAGTGTGGGCGATCTAAATATCAAAGCAATTTGAGACATTAGATTATTTATGCTCAAACGTCTATACAAAACAAACATCCCAACAATTTAAGCATGCAGGTAGAGAACAATACTCCTAAAGAGACTGAACAGAACATTCCTTATTAATTTAAAcatttaataagaaaattacATGATGCAGTTGAATCTGGAAATGTATACATATATATGAAAACAGAACAGTGAATGTCCACAAAAACTATCCAtttgacataattaaaacaTCTGGGGATCCTCCATAAGCTTTCTCTTCTTGTAATTAGCCTTAAAACAAGCTTGTCTAAGCCTTTTTGTACCATCTTCCAATTGCATATCTGGCATCTCCTCCACTACCTTCTTTTCCCTTTCCAATGCATCAATCGCATACCTCAACTTTTCTGCACTCTCTAGCCCCCCCTCTTTCATTTGATCCTATAATCCCaaccaaaattcaaacataccaTACCATACATATAGCACcatctataataaaaaaataaaataaaataaaaattacctgaaaattatttatcaatgtttGTAAACTCATGAGCTTCCTGTGGGGCCACCTACGAATACCCAATTCCCTACATCTTTTCTTCAAAAATGTGAGCCCCACATTAAGTTCTCTAGCTGCTTGTGTTATTGGCATATAGAAATACTGAGATATTATCTTCCTTGATAAATTCTTTGCATTACTACACTTTCTCTCTTCTCCTCCTGACTTAACATCCACTAATTCCTCTTTCACTTCATTCACAATTTTCTCATCAGTGAAGTTTAAATACACTTTCTCTGATTCAAATCCAGCGTCGATTTCGCTCCATCCAAAAAACCCTTTCTccacatcataaaaatcataatctGCAGTAACATTCAGAAATATCAATAAGGACAAAGTTTATAAACTTATAATAAAGAATTGAAAATGCCGCATATTATATAATTTGCAGATAATTAACCTTGCAAGCTTGATGACATTGGTTCAATGCAGAGAGATTGGTAAGGGTCAGGAATGTAATTACAGTACTCAACAGAAAAAGAATCTAGATAACTGTCGTTGGGAAATTCTTCCTTGGGGAAAGTCACTGGGAAATATTCATTACTGTTACCACtgtgaaaataaaatacattagtGTTTCATAAAGATATAGTACATAATGTGTAAAGAGAAgtttaatatgaattatttaattacctGTAAGGAAAACATTGGTACGTAGTAAATGAAAATGGATTTTCATCTGTGTAAGAATTCCAACCTATAAGTGGCATAGTCTCCATTGTGAACGTAGAGAGTGAAGAGAATGATTCGAATAATTAAGTTGTGTGGAAAATATGAAAAATggaaatatgtatatatatgatgATGGGAGAGTGAATTAATGATGACCATGATTGTAACTAAATTGGAGAATGTGCGCGCCGGCTTGTATGCGTGAATGCGTTTTAAATGCGTAAGTGAGAGTTACAAGATTCATTTATGTTAATTACGAGGATATATCCAACATCATCTTAATCTCACCCGTTGCTTttaactacaaaatttattactcgccgttttttttttctcattaatttcTCACATGCTTTTTTTATGCTGTCTTTCTATCATCATCACAAGCAAAAAATAACTCTATTCATCGCGCAGACTCGTAGAAACCTTTTGTACATGTTACACTTGATAATATTTGGATCTTCTTATTTGTTGATTCATTTGAGAGATTAGAAGCAAGATAATTAGGTCTACTAATGTAATAGTGGGAGTAGAACCCTAATAGAGAGATGGCTGGCTATATTTGTTCTAGAGTTTAGAccaattaatcattaattagGATAATGtactttttcttataaaatgataaataaattatttttataaaataaaaatttcgaatttgaaagataatatttaacttaataatattaatatttgacgATTGAATTAAACTTTATCTGTAATAATGtactttttaatttaacaaataaaattggagtacaattttcatttcttgttactactacttgttttgttttagATGTGCATGCGTGCAATCCATTTGTGCAGTCATCTATCCAGACTCCAGTAGTCTTACTACAAGCTATTGCAGATACACTCTACGCAGAGGAAATGATACTTTAGCACTCAGCAGATCAGTAAAGGGTCTTTTTGTCTATACCAATCAGctaagtaaataattaattatctttattttttattttggttattattattttctaattttttattttaattataatattatattattattactgtATGTTCATTGTTGTACGATTGAGTTTAAATTTTACTATGACATATATGtgttgaatatattttaaaatgattttttgcaaataatagtaatttatgaataaatgaatatgtcaaattataaatttgaagttactaaaaacttaaatttaaaattagttcttttaaacattaatttgtttaaattttattattaattattaatgattttttgtcattttatatttttaattactaaatggttgattttacatatatatttcaattaactttcaacaaattaattttatataaactataaactCATTTGATATCAActatatcaaaatcaaatatcCACCGACTAGCATTTCAAATATCAGCCAATTTTAACGCCTTGGTGACATAGAGATTGAAAGTTTAAGGGAAAACTGAAAAAAGAGGATTTTCTCCTTAgcatcataattaacttttctttatatatgTAATGTAAAAAATGTCGTAAGATCTTATATGAGAGCGTATGAAATATATCCACCAATTTTCGTCTTTGTGACGCAGATATTCAAAGCTTAAGGGAGGCTAGTGATCATGGTGATACCCAAAAGTGAAAATAACAATTACACATTTACACTTCAAATTTTTAAAGTCCATTAAATTTTAAGTATCACATCACCCTATGTTCACAAGTTATTAGACTCATTGTTaagattaaaatatgattttaattatttaagaccGTCCTACGTGTATACATCATAATTATGTTTGGGAAACGCAATTAACGATTCGTAGAGTTAGCTTCCATTTTGGTTGTGAATGATAATGATTTATACTATTGGCATGCTAAATTTCCATGACATGATTGAtactctctctctatatatatatacggaTCAAAACTCAAAAGATAAGGTTTCCTGACCATAGTATGTATACACGTTTACTGTTTTTCTTCTGTGAGATAACCTGATCTAAGTTAAACAACTTGAGCATGATCATTAGACTATGCAACTGATTACAGTGTGATAAATCATAACCACTTGTTTTTCTTCACCAATTTCCTAGAATTATAATCTACCAATTAATTATTACTAGATATTATATTATTGGACcgatatatatatagacaagGATTCAatccttttttatataaatatcctttcttttttttac contains:
- the LOC101504957 gene encoding pentatricopeptide repeat-containing protein At3g47530, giving the protein MGEVLKRRTQTPNGACLVLMLKPFCSRRNQTSFAAATFTLIHLHHYNTIPQPYPHHKYSVISAIKSSSHKTHLLQIHAHILTTTLIQHPTISLHFLSRLALSGPLQDPTYSHRFFDQISNPFVFHYNTMIRAYSLSDSPQKALFLYRDMRRKGIASDPLSSSFAVKSCIRFLYLFGGLQVHCNVLKEGHQSDTLLLTSLMDLYSQCQRCDDASKVFDEIPQKDTVAWNVMISCCIRNNRTRDALSLFDVMQTESYQCEPDNVTCLLLLQACARLNALEFGERIHSYITERGYGGVLNLSNSLISMYSRCGCLDKAYEVFMGMENKTVISWSAMISGLAVNGYGREAIEAFEEMQRNGIRPDDHTFTGILSGCSHSRLLDEGMSFFDRMISEFRITPAIHHYGCMVDLFGRAGLLDKAYQLITSMEVKPDSTVWRTLLGACRIHGDVALGERVIGHLIELKAQEAGDYVLLLNIYSSAGQWEKVAEVRKLMREKSIQTTPGCSTIELKGVVHEFVVDDISHSKMVELYHTLDEINKQLKIAGYVVELSSELHKIDDKEKCYALSYHSEKLAIAFGVLATPPGTTLRVASNLRVCVDCHNFLKLFSAVYNRDVTLRDHKRFHHFRGGQCSCSDYW
- the LOC101509125 gene encoding protein RKD4, translated to METMPLIGWNSYTDENPFSFTTYQCFPYSGNSNEYFPVTFPKEEFPNDSYLDSFSVEYCNYIPDPYQSLCIEPMSSSLQDYDFYDVEKGFFGWSEIDAGFESEKVYLNFTDEKIVNEVKEELVDVKSGGEERKCSNAKNLSRKIISQYFYMPITQAARELNVGLTFLKKRCRELGIRRWPHRKLMSLQTLINNFQDQMKEGGLESAEKLRYAIDALEREKKVVEEMPDMQLEDGTKRLRQACFKANYKKRKLMEDPQMF